From Cotesia glomerata isolate CgM1 linkage group LG2, MPM_Cglom_v2.3, whole genome shotgun sequence, a single genomic window includes:
- the LOC123259037 gene encoding uncharacterized protein LOC123259037 produces the protein MKEKPHEINAKISKAGKIIAIACSCKAGLGEMCKHAVATLFYSYRKGDDLDIFSYTDLKCSWRTAHTNALKNYDPAPITDHPCCSKSKVDKFFQNLNKSSSSNTLADDVSSKDDSDSNSIIADDKITVLKESISSKKSNEGPKYLLQNPTSEQYALMFEKIKQGLSESAFTKHLLGRHKSIVVRKNNTPSISDEKKAIISAIFLNQRTELMKDIKNTKVNYAQECCKNTMKDYYEDFEAICANTNLNYADWHKARRFRITGLVCYKLYTHTKNKKSDWKKQAKELFDPSSFTSEYIEYGKKTEAEARSLFIEKV, from the exons ATGAAAGAAAAGCCGCACGAAATAAATGCAAAAATTAGTAAAGCCGggaaaataattgcaattgcTTGCTCTTGTAAGGCAGGATTAGGAGAAATGTGTAAACACGCAGTGGCAACATTATTTTATAGTTATCG taaaggAGATGACTTGGACATATTCTCATACACGGATTTGAAGTGTTCCTGGAGAACGGCACACACCAATGCCTTGAAAAACTATGATCCTGCTCCAATCACTGATCATCCGTGTTGTTCTAAATCAAAAGTAGACAAATTCTTTCAGAATTTGAATAAAAGTTCATCGAGTAATACACTTGCTGATGATGTATCATCAAAAGATGATTCAGACTCAAATTCGATAATAGCTGATGATAAAATTACTGTTTTGAAAGAGTCTATTTCTTCTAAGAAATCAAATGAAGgtcctaaatatttattacaaaatccAACGTCTGAGCAATATGCTCtaatgtttgaaaaaataaaacaaggaCTTTCAGAATCGGCTTTTACAAAACACTT ATTAGGCAGGCATAAATCAATAGTTGTACGCAAAAATAACACTCCAAGTATTAGTGATGAAAAGAAAGCAATAATATCTGCAATTTTCCTTAATCAAAGAACTGAACTCatgaaagatattaaaaatactaaagtaAACTACGCACAAGAGTGCTGTAAAAATACGATGAAGGATTATTATGAAGATTTCGAGGCTATTTGTGCTAATACGAATTTAAATTATGCTGATTGGCATAAAGCTCGTAGATTTCGAATTACAGGTTTGGTTTGCTATAAGCTCTACACAcacactaaaaataaaaaatctgatTGGAAAAAGCAAGCTAAGGAGTTATTTGATCCAAGTAGTTTCACGAGTGAATACATTGAGTATGGCAAAAAAACAGAGGCTGAAGCTCGCTCtctatttattgaaaaagtttaa